One Paraburkholderia aromaticivorans genomic region harbors:
- a CDS encoding enoyl-CoA hydratase, with product MTMDILVERADGVLTIAFNRPDKKNAITAAMYQTMADALVEAQGDAAVRAILIRGSAGIFSAGNDLDDFMKTPPMGEHAPVFQFLRAISSAEKPVVASVAGPAVGIGTTLLLHCDLVYAADTASFSLPFTQLGLCPEAASSLLLQRVAGYQAAAEKLLLGEAFDAAEAQRMGFVNRLLPAAEVDAFAASQVAKLAALPASSLRVTKSLMKRASHQELQTQMSEEAVHFGKMLLAPEAREAFKAFFEKRKPDFRQFD from the coding sequence ATGACGATGGATATTCTGGTCGAGCGCGCCGACGGCGTGCTGACGATTGCCTTCAACCGGCCCGACAAGAAAAACGCGATTACGGCCGCCATGTATCAGACGATGGCCGATGCGCTGGTCGAAGCGCAAGGCGATGCCGCCGTGCGCGCGATCCTGATTCGCGGCAGCGCGGGCATTTTCAGCGCCGGCAACGATCTCGACGATTTCATGAAGACGCCGCCAATGGGCGAACACGCGCCGGTGTTCCAGTTCCTGCGCGCGATCAGTTCGGCGGAGAAGCCGGTGGTGGCGTCGGTGGCGGGTCCGGCGGTCGGCATCGGCACGACCCTGCTGCTGCATTGCGACCTGGTGTACGCGGCCGATACCGCGAGCTTCTCGCTGCCGTTCACGCAACTCGGTTTGTGTCCGGAAGCGGCGTCGAGCCTGCTGTTGCAGCGCGTGGCCGGCTATCAGGCGGCGGCGGAGAAACTGCTGCTCGGCGAAGCGTTCGACGCCGCCGAGGCGCAACGCATGGGCTTCGTGAATCGCCTGCTGCCCGCCGCCGAAGTCGATGCGTTTGCCGCTTCGCAAGTCGCGAAGCTGGCCGCGCTGCCGGCTTCGTCGCTGCGCGTGACGAAGAGCTTGATGAAGCGCGCGAGCCACCAGGAACTGCAAACGCAGATGTCTGAAGAAGCCGTGCATTTCGGCAAAATGCTGCTCGCGCCCGAAGCACGCGAGGCGTTCAAAGCGTTCTTCGAGAAGCGCAAGCCGGACTTCCGGCAGTTCGATTAA